In one Methylobacterium sp. SyP6R genomic region, the following are encoded:
- a CDS encoding methyl-accepting chemotaxis protein — translation MNIRNSLSSRLMVITGSAIGLTLAGFVGISGWMAAERTNREILQIAAEKAASTTAETSIPIVDAISASRALAATMSGQLSGDGVRKADAVAATKALIQDYPNIFGAWMSDTTDKRAAKALTGHGFENDDGVFTPYWTRQDDGTLAFGTFPIVATEEWYRSPVTSGRSVLVEPYVTNQGQLVTSISSPLKVGGTVVGVAGVDIRLSGLAAAFAALRPFEGGRVLLLSNARKWIVPPQGDLLMKEYDGIGGQEVAAALADRHPRTLRGSPDGSVRFVYPFTQPGMNTTWALVMDVPAAAFTRPIYWRIAETAAGGLLILVVLVGVIVVTSRTMIGTPLKRCLETVQALIDRRYDVTITGTERGDEIGRINRALEVFRDKAHQADLLMSESEAEQQRRVARAHRIDRLVSDFQRTIAGSLEIVTSAATELDATARSMTQVADDTNGQAVASSAAAEQTAVNVQTVAAAAEEMVSSLQEIERQVLRSNDVASHAAQEAAATGTAMAALNSAADQIGAAVTLISTIAAQTNLLALNATIEAARAGEAGRGFSVVAAEVKELANQTGRATDEITGQIGAIQAATGQVADAMRQINRTIAGMGEISAAIAATVTQQAAATGEISRNASEAARGTRDVSHNVSRVLVSSGETGSAASQVLSAAAELATQSLNVKREVDGFLRDIQAA, via the coding sequence ATGAATATCAGGAACAGCCTGTCCAGCCGCTTGATGGTGATCACGGGATCGGCGATCGGCCTGACCCTGGCCGGCTTCGTCGGCATCTCCGGATGGATGGCGGCGGAACGGACGAATCGCGAGATCCTGCAGATCGCCGCGGAGAAGGCGGCCAGCACAACGGCGGAGACCTCGATCCCGATCGTCGATGCGATCTCCGCCAGCCGAGCCCTCGCGGCGACGATGTCGGGGCAACTGAGCGGCGACGGCGTCCGCAAGGCCGACGCCGTCGCGGCGACCAAGGCCCTGATCCAGGATTACCCCAACATCTTCGGCGCCTGGATGTCCGACACCACCGACAAACGGGCGGCGAAGGCCCTGACCGGACACGGTTTCGAGAACGATGACGGCGTCTTCACCCCGTACTGGACGCGACAGGACGACGGCACCCTCGCCTTCGGGACGTTCCCGATCGTCGCCACGGAGGAATGGTACAGGAGCCCGGTCACGTCGGGCCGGAGCGTCCTCGTCGAACCCTACGTGACCAACCAGGGCCAGCTCGTCACCTCGATCAGTTCGCCGCTCAAGGTCGGTGGCACCGTCGTCGGAGTGGCCGGAGTCGATATCCGCTTGAGCGGGCTCGCCGCGGCGTTCGCGGCGTTGCGCCCGTTCGAGGGCGGGCGCGTCCTGCTGCTGTCGAATGCCCGCAAGTGGATCGTCCCGCCGCAGGGCGACCTCCTGATGAAGGAGTATGACGGCATCGGCGGCCAAGAGGTCGCTGCCGCCCTGGCCGACCGGCATCCGCGCACCCTCCGGGGCAGCCCGGACGGCTCGGTCCGCTTCGTCTACCCCTTCACCCAGCCGGGCATGAACACGACCTGGGCCCTGGTGATGGACGTGCCGGCTGCGGCGTTCACACGGCCGATCTACTGGCGCATCGCCGAGACCGCCGCGGGCGGGCTCCTCATCCTCGTCGTCCTCGTCGGCGTCATCGTGGTGACGAGCCGGACCATGATCGGGACGCCGCTCAAGCGGTGCCTCGAGACGGTCCAGGCCCTGATCGACCGGCGCTACGACGTGACGATCACCGGCACCGAGCGCGGCGACGAGATCGGCCGGATCAACCGGGCACTCGAAGTCTTCCGCGACAAGGCGCACCAGGCGGACCTCCTGATGAGCGAGAGCGAGGCGGAGCAGCAGCGCCGGGTGGCGCGCGCGCACCGCATCGACCGGCTCGTCTCCGACTTCCAGCGGACGATCGCCGGCTCGCTGGAGATCGTCACCTCGGCGGCGACCGAGCTCGACGCGACGGCACGCTCGATGACCCAGGTCGCCGACGACACCAACGGCCAGGCCGTCGCCTCGAGCGCCGCGGCCGAGCAGACGGCGGTCAACGTGCAGACCGTGGCGGCGGCCGCCGAGGAGATGGTGTCCTCGCTCCAGGAGATCGAGCGGCAGGTCCTGCGATCGAACGATGTCGCGTCGCACGCCGCGCAGGAAGCGGCGGCGACCGGCACCGCCATGGCGGCCCTGAACAGTGCGGCCGACCAGATCGGCGCCGCCGTCACCCTCATCTCGACTATCGCCGCACAGACCAACCTGCTGGCGCTCAACGCCACGATCGAGGCGGCCCGGGCCGGCGAGGCCGGCCGCGGCTTCTCGGTCGTCGCCGCGGAGGTGAAGGAACTCGCCAACCAGACCGGCCGGGCCACGGACGAGATCACCGGCCAGATCGGCGCGATCCAGGCCGCCACCGGTCAGGTGGCGGACGCGATGCGGCAGATCAACCGCACCATCGCCGGGATGGGCGAGATCAGCGCCGCGATCGCCGCGACGGTCACGCAGCAGGCCGCCGCCACCGGCGAGATCTCGCGCAATGCGAGCGAGGCGGCGCGCGGCACCCGGGACGTATCGCACAACGTCTCGCGGGTGCTGGTCTCGTCGGGTGAAACCGGCAGCGCCGCCTCGCAGGTGCTGAGCGCCGCGGCCGAGCTGGCGACGCAGTCGCTCAACGTGAAGCGGGAGGTCGACGGCTTCCTGCGCGACATCCAGGCGGCCTGA
- the repA gene encoding plasmid partitioning protein RepA: MPDQPQEQARAAISDRPSITRIIADDGGALSNELNALRRTLFPPASHKLLRSFSSGEAAKLIGVADGYLRQLSLASKGPQPEIGPGGRRSYTLDQINELRQLLDDGPKAKGYVPHRSGDEHCQVLAVVNFKGGSGKTTTAAHLAQYLALRGYRVLAVDLDPQASLTALHGYQPEFDVGPNQTLYAAIRHDDEQKPLSEVVRKTYFPGLDLVPGNLELMEFEHDTPRVLADRNAEPFFGRIATALGSVADDYDVMILDCPPQLGFLTLGALCAATAMLVTVHPQMLDVMSMCQFLLMASDLLGVVQEAGADLDYDFLRYVVTRYEPSDAPQTQMVGFMRSLFRERVLTHLMLKSTAISDAGLSKQTLYEIGRESFTRATYDRAIEALDGVNGEIEALMHRAWGRVPA, from the coding sequence ATGCCCGATCAGCCGCAGGAGCAGGCGAGAGCCGCGATCTCCGACCGTCCCTCGATCACCCGGATCATCGCCGACGATGGCGGCGCCCTCTCGAACGAGTTGAACGCGCTGCGGCGCACCCTCTTCCCGCCGGCCTCGCACAAGCTGCTGCGCTCGTTCTCCTCCGGCGAGGCGGCGAAGCTGATCGGGGTCGCGGACGGCTACCTGCGCCAGCTCTCGCTGGCGAGCAAGGGACCGCAGCCTGAGATCGGCCCCGGCGGCCGGCGCTCCTACACGCTCGACCAGATCAACGAGCTGCGCCAGCTCCTCGATGACGGCCCGAAGGCGAAGGGCTACGTGCCCCACCGCTCCGGCGATGAGCATTGCCAGGTGCTCGCGGTGGTGAACTTCAAGGGCGGGTCGGGCAAGACCACAACGGCGGCCCACCTCGCCCAGTACCTCGCCTTGCGCGGCTACCGGGTGCTCGCCGTCGACCTCGACCCGCAGGCCTCGCTGACCGCGCTCCACGGCTACCAGCCGGAATTCGACGTCGGCCCCAACCAGACCCTCTACGCCGCGATCCGCCACGACGACGAGCAGAAGCCGCTGAGTGAGGTGGTGCGCAAGACCTACTTCCCGGGCCTCGACCTCGTGCCCGGCAACCTCGAACTGATGGAGTTCGAGCACGACACCCCGCGGGTGCTGGCCGACCGCAACGCCGAGCCGTTCTTCGGCCGCATCGCCACGGCGCTCGGCAGCGTCGCCGACGATTACGACGTGATGATCCTCGACTGCCCGCCGCAGCTCGGCTTCCTGACGCTGGGCGCGCTCTGCGCCGCCACCGCGATGCTGGTGACGGTGCATCCCCAGATGCTCGACGTGATGTCGATGTGCCAGTTCCTGCTGATGGCCTCCGACCTGCTCGGGGTGGTGCAGGAGGCCGGCGCCGACCTCGATTACGACTTCCTGCGCTACGTCGTGACTCGTTACGAGCCGTCGGACGCGCCGCAGACCCAGATGGTCGGCTTCATGCGCTCGCTGTTCCGCGAGCGGGTGCTGACCCACCTGATGCTGAAATCGACCGCGATCTCGGATGCCGGCCTGTCGAAGCAGACGCTCTACGAGATCGGCCGCGAGAGCTTCACCCGCGCCACCTACGACCGGGCGATCGAGGCGCTCGACGGGGTGAACGGCGAGATCGAGGCCCTGATGCACCGCGCCTGGGGACGCGTGCCGGCATGA
- the repB gene encoding plasmid partitioning protein RepB: MKRKDALRAALSARSQEPQQDAQTELPAGNLPETVETPAEAPRPLVRSGAVGAMGRSLGRIASAAAEARAMVASGDRVVEIDPGLIDGSFVKDRLTGDPQEHADFVALIRERGQQVPILVRPHPSAEGRYQVAYGHRRLRAAAELGQPVRAVVKALTDEDLVVAQGQENSARADLSYIERALFAIALEDRGFDRATIMAALAVEKTQLSRLIGIGRAVPAEVVAALGPAPKAGRPRWTALVEALAREGAGEVVARILAAPDFSQLSSDDRFARLLAGLTAPAPRPAPTPAVWTNLGGRPVVRIERGRQGTQLTVDDTVEPDFAAYLIQSLPQLYAAFAESKTRDETD; encoded by the coding sequence ATGAAGCGCAAGGATGCCCTCCGCGCGGCCTTGAGCGCCCGTTCCCAAGAACCGCAACAAGACGCGCAAACGGAGTTGCCAGCTGGCAACCTGCCTGAGACGGTGGAGACGCCCGCCGAGGCGCCGCGCCCCCTGGTGCGCTCCGGCGCCGTCGGCGCCATGGGGCGCAGCCTCGGCCGCATCGCCAGCGCGGCGGCGGAAGCCCGCGCCATGGTCGCCTCCGGCGACCGGGTGGTCGAGATAGACCCGGGCCTCATCGATGGGTCCTTCGTCAAGGATCGCCTCACCGGCGACCCGCAGGAGCACGCGGATTTCGTGGCGCTGATCCGCGAGCGCGGCCAGCAGGTGCCGATCCTGGTGCGGCCGCATCCGAGCGCGGAGGGCCGCTATCAGGTGGCCTACGGCCATCGCCGCCTGCGCGCGGCGGCCGAGCTCGGCCAGCCGGTGCGGGCGGTGGTCAAGGCGCTCACTGACGAGGATCTGGTCGTTGCGCAAGGCCAGGAGAACTCGGCCCGGGCCGATCTCAGCTATATCGAGCGGGCTTTGTTCGCCATCGCGCTCGAGGATCGCGGCTTCGACCGCGCCACCATCATGGCGGCTTTGGCGGTCGAGAAGACCCAGCTGTCGCGCCTGATCGGCATCGGCCGGGCGGTGCCGGCGGAGGTCGTGGCGGCTCTGGGTCCGGCGCCCAAGGCCGGGCGGCCGCGCTGGACGGCGCTCGTCGAGGCTCTGGCCCGGGAGGGAGCCGGGGAGGTGGTCGCCCGCATCCTGGCGGCGCCGGATTTTTCGCAGCTATCCTCCGACGACCGCTTCGCCCGGCTGCTCGCCGGCCTCACCGCACCGGCGCCGCGGCCGGCGCCGACCCCGGCGGTATGGACCAATCTCGGTGGCCGGCCGGTGGTGCGGATCGAGCGCGGCCGCCAGGGCACCCAGCTCACCGTCGACGACACGGTCGAGCCGGATTTCGCCGCCTACCTGATCCAGAGTCTACCCCAGCTCTACGCCGCCTTCGCCGAGTCGAAGACGCGCGACGAGACCGATTAA
- a CDS encoding replication protein RepA translates to MTTPPQSVLEPVEGVRDPDLIEIVEKARGSVAYKATLAFVRTSQAKRDAESEAREKLVELKAEAAAERARLPRNARRRDMVREVIENEPAAPENIQHIHSVLALCGLPYREPKGVTNVSREYGRNTLAINAGRLINPSTGEMEMQGLPYGPKARLLLLHLCTEAVRQRSPKVEVAQSMSGFIRDMGFPVTGGERGTLKQFKEQLNRLAACSMQIGLWDGTRASTLNVPPFRQMDVWLPLHNHPDQGLLWSSTITFHREFYDNLIQHALPVDIRAARAFAGSARKLDLLFWVGYRLSRLERPLRLTWDNLYKQFGSENGSIRSFRQEFRKDVAHLTEVFPRLRLTLDDGGMQLLPSDPKDLLVPPKAALANKRARARA, encoded by the coding sequence ATGACGACCCCGCCGCAATCCGTCCTCGAACCGGTCGAGGGCGTGCGCGACCCCGACCTGATCGAGATCGTCGAGAAGGCGCGCGGCAGCGTCGCCTACAAGGCGACGCTCGCCTTCGTGCGCACCAGCCAGGCCAAGCGCGACGCCGAGTCCGAAGCGCGCGAGAAGCTGGTGGAGCTGAAGGCCGAGGCCGCGGCCGAGCGTGCCCGGCTGCCCCGCAACGCGCGCCGCCGCGACATGGTGCGCGAGGTGATCGAGAACGAGCCCGCGGCGCCCGAGAACATCCAGCACATCCACTCGGTCCTGGCGCTCTGCGGCCTGCCGTATCGCGAGCCGAAGGGCGTCACCAACGTCTCGCGGGAATACGGCCGCAACACGCTCGCCATCAATGCCGGCCGGCTCATCAACCCGTCGACCGGCGAGATGGAGATGCAGGGGCTGCCCTACGGCCCGAAGGCGCGGCTCCTCCTGCTGCATCTCTGCACCGAGGCGGTGCGCCAGCGCAGCCCCAAGGTGGAGGTGGCGCAGAGCATGTCGGGCTTCATCCGCGACATGGGATTTCCGGTCACCGGCGGCGAGCGCGGCACGCTCAAGCAGTTCAAGGAGCAGCTCAACCGGCTCGCCGCCTGCTCGATGCAGATCGGCCTGTGGGACGGCACCCGCGCCTCGACCCTCAACGTACCGCCGTTCCGGCAGATGGACGTGTGGCTGCCGCTGCACAACCACCCGGACCAGGGCCTCTTGTGGTCCTCGACCATCACCTTCCACCGCGAGTTCTACGACAACCTGATCCAGCACGCCCTGCCGGTCGACATCCGCGCCGCCCGCGCCTTCGCGGGATCCGCGCGCAAGCTCGACCTCTTGTTCTGGGTTGGCTACCGGCTCTCGCGGCTGGAGCGGCCCCTGCGGCTGACCTGGGACAACCTCTACAAGCAGTTCGGCAGCGAGAACGGCTCGATCCGCTCGTTCCGCCAGGAATTCCGCAAGGACGTCGCCCATCTCACCGAGGTTTTTCCGCGCCTGCGCCTGACCCTCGACGACGGTGGGATGCAGCTCTTGCCCTCCGATCCGAAGGACCTGCTTGTGCCGCCGAAGGCGGCGCTCGCGAATAAGCGAGCCCGGGCAAGGGCTTGA
- a CDS encoding ImuA family protein, whose amino-acid sequence MRQAERERQLAALRERIGGLAPEGTDRPVLPFGVADLDAHLPGGGLRLGAVHEVLAAGPVDGEGALAALFTAAILARLPGPVLWCLASRDLFAPGLAAVGLHPDRVLYAETRREAEVLPTMEEGLRHRGLAAVVGEVARLGLTPSRRLQLAAEGSGGLALVIRRRGGAVPEPNAAATRWGVTAAPSAALSVPGLSRARWTVALLRARGAEPRTWLLEAPDAKGHLRVPADLADRPVAAPARRAAAG is encoded by the coding sequence ATGCGGCAGGCCGAGCGGGAACGGCAGCTCGCGGCGTTGCGCGAGCGGATCGGCGGGCTGGCTCCCGAGGGGACGGACCGTCCGGTCCTGCCCTTCGGCGTCGCCGACCTCGACGCGCACCTGCCGGGCGGGGGCCTGCGCCTCGGCGCGGTGCACGAGGTGCTGGCGGCGGGACCGGTGGACGGGGAGGGGGCGCTCGCAGCCCTGTTCACCGCCGCGATCCTCGCCCGGCTCCCCGGTCCGGTCCTGTGGTGCCTGGCGAGCCGCGACCTGTTCGCCCCCGGCCTCGCCGCGGTCGGCCTCCATCCCGACCGGGTGCTCTACGCCGAGACCCGGCGCGAGGCCGAGGTCTTGCCCACCATGGAGGAGGGGTTGCGCCATCGCGGCCTCGCGGCGGTGGTCGGCGAGGTCGCCCGGCTCGGGCTCACCCCGTCGCGGCGGCTCCAGCTCGCCGCCGAGGGCAGCGGCGGCCTCGCCCTGGTGATCCGCCGCCGGGGCGGCGCGGTCCCGGAGCCCAACGCCGCCGCGACCCGCTGGGGCGTCACCGCGGCGCCCTCCGCCGCTCTTTCCGTGCCGGGCCTGTCGCGGGCCCGCTGGACCGTGGCGCTGCTGCGCGCCCGGGGCGCCGAGCCCCGCACCTGGCTCCTCGAGGCTCCCGATGCGAAGGGTCATCTGCGTGTTCCTGCCGACCTGGCCGACCGACCTGTGGCGGCGCCGGCACGGCGGGCCGCCGCCGGATGA
- a CDS encoding DNA polymerase Y family protein has translation MRRVICVFLPTWPTDLWRRRHGGPPPDEPLVAVTQDGPRRVVSAADRAARALGLRPGLALAQAQAMVPGLTVIPADPEGDAAALGRLAAWCLAYAPLVAPDPPDGIWIDVAGAAHLHGGEAALLAHLRRRLGRAGYRVRAALADTPGAAWAASRCLGPEIVLPPGGQRDALLALPLRALRLDGDTVSGLGQLGIARVGQLLEQPSGPLRLRFGEAPARRLAQALGHAPEPLAYLAPPVEHSVRLAFAEPIGAPETLARVAGRLTAMLADTLARHGLGARRLDLVFRRVDGLDQSVSVGTARPSRDSRHLARLLAERLTTIDPGHGLDEARLSAPRVERLDARQLAAPGAESDPDTMAELVDRLVLRLGPGRVFRRSPVESEWPERAVRRVAALSPATGITWPADLPRPGRLLPAPEPVAVLAALPDAPPSAFTWRGTRRRVARADGPERIFGEWWLSDDEISATRDYYRVEDETGARYWLFRDSLTRDGARWWLHGLGEA, from the coding sequence ATGCGAAGGGTCATCTGCGTGTTCCTGCCGACCTGGCCGACCGACCTGTGGCGGCGCCGGCACGGCGGGCCGCCGCCGGATGAGCCGCTGGTGGCTGTGACCCAGGACGGCCCGCGCCGGGTCGTCAGCGCCGCCGACCGCGCCGCCCGGGCTCTCGGCCTGCGCCCCGGCCTCGCTCTCGCCCAGGCGCAGGCCATGGTGCCGGGTCTCACGGTGATCCCCGCCGATCCGGAGGGCGACGCCGCGGCGCTCGGGCGCCTCGCGGCCTGGTGCCTGGCTTACGCCCCCCTCGTCGCCCCCGACCCGCCGGACGGGATCTGGATCGACGTGGCGGGCGCCGCCCACCTGCATGGCGGCGAGGCGGCCCTGCTGGCCCATTTGCGCCGCCGCCTCGGCCGGGCCGGCTACCGGGTCCGGGCGGCGCTGGCGGATACCCCCGGTGCCGCCTGGGCGGCTTCCCGCTGCCTCGGCCCCGAAATCGTGCTGCCGCCCGGCGGCCAGCGGGACGCGCTCCTCGCCCTGCCGCTCCGCGCCTTGCGCCTCGACGGCGACACCGTCTCGGGCTTGGGCCAGCTCGGCATCGCGCGGGTCGGACAGCTGCTGGAGCAGCCGAGCGGCCCGTTGCGCCTGCGCTTCGGCGAGGCGCCCGCCCGCCGCCTCGCCCAGGCTTTGGGTCATGCCCCCGAACCGCTGGCTTATCTGGCGCCGCCGGTCGAGCACAGTGTCCGACTCGCCTTCGCGGAGCCGATCGGCGCGCCCGAGACGCTGGCCCGGGTAGCCGGGCGGCTGACCGCGATGCTCGCCGACACCCTCGCCCGGCACGGGCTCGGGGCGCGCCGGCTCGACCTGGTATTCCGCCGCGTCGACGGGCTCGACCAGTCGGTCAGCGTCGGCACCGCCCGGCCGAGCCGCGATTCGCGCCACCTCGCCCGCCTGCTCGCCGAGCGGTTGACCACCATCGATCCCGGCCACGGCCTCGACGAGGCGCGGCTCTCGGCCCCCAGGGTCGAGCGCCTGGACGCGCGCCAGCTCGCGGCACCCGGCGCGGAATCAGACCCGGACACGATGGCCGAATTGGTCGACCGGCTGGTGTTGCGCCTCGGGCCGGGCCGGGTGTTTCGCCGATCTCCGGTCGAGAGCGAATGGCCCGAGCGGGCGGTGCGCCGGGTCGCGGCCTTGAGCCCCGCCACCGGCATCACCTGGCCCGCCGACCTGCCGCGCCCCGGCCGGCTGCTGCCGGCCCCGGAGCCGGTGGCGGTGCTGGCCGCCCTTCCCGATGCGCCGCCCTCCGCCTTCACCTGGCGCGGCACCCGCCGCCGCGTGGCCCGGGCCGACGGGCCGGAGCGCATCTTCGGCGAATGGTGGCTGTCCGACGACGAGATCTCGGCCACCCGCGACTATTACCGGGTCGAGGACGAGACCGGCGCCCGCTACTGGCTGTTCCGCGATTCCCTGACGCGGGACGGGGCGCGCTGGTGGCTGCATGGCCTGGGGGAGGCGTGA
- a CDS encoding error-prone DNA polymerase: MTVELQVTTHYSFLRGASSPEELFSAAALLGIRALAVTDRNSLAGMVRAHAAARTTGCRLIVGCRLDLAEGWSLLVYPADREAYGRLCRLLTIGRSRERAPNGGCHLTTADVAEWSEGLLAVLPADRPDDTLTERLRRLKAIFGRDLSCGLSRRFGVNDHLRLEGIAGLARAARVPTVVLGDVLYHTPERRMMQDVVTCIRLKTTIAAAGFARERHAGRHLHDPDETARLFARHPEALARAASIAESCRFSLDELTYTYPDEAGDDGRPAQVRLAAMTWEGAARRFPAGVPDAVRKQLGDELDLVAKKAYAPYFLTVEAIVRYARSQGILCQGRGSAANSAICYCLHITAIDPVEQGLLFARFINENRDEPPDIDVDFEHERREEVIQWIYATYGRERAALTATVIRYGARGAVREVGKVLGVPEDVTGALARLVWGWSRDGVGEREAKALGLDLSERALRLTLEIGRALIGTPRHFGQHPGGFVLTLDRLDRLCPVVPARMENRQIIEWDKDDIEALRFMKVDVLGLGMLGCLRRAFALLAEHRPETGPPREIADIPPNDEPTYAMIRKADTIGVFQIESRAQMAMLPRMQPKDLYDLTIEVAIVRPGPIQGDMVHPYLRRRRGLDEVTYPTEALKAVLKRTLGVPLFQEQAMQVAIVAAGFTAAEADGLRRAMGTFKGDGTINLYEEKLIGGMIANGYDPDFAARTYRQLEGFGSYGFPESHAASFALIAYASSWLKCRHPEVFCCALLNAQPMGFYAPAQIVRDARAHGVEVRPISVNASRWDCTLEPAGEGRLAVRLGLRLVRGLPNQDGARIATTREADLFRSVEDLWRRAGLSLKGLRSLAAADAFACLGLGRREALWAIRGLAPEPLPLFAAADRRETVPLPELDEPPVRLSPLGEGAAVVADYRASGLSLGRHPLAFLRMGLSRDGVSTCAALRRLRDGARVTVAGLVLVRQKPGSAKGVMFITLEDETDTANLVIWPSLFARQRTLILQAGLMAARGRVQREGEVIHLVAEHLIDRSDLLGRVAGDSGEPLAVAGGRGDEARRGGADARGAARPLRVGSRDFR; encoded by the coding sequence ATGACCGTCGAGCTCCAGGTCACCACCCATTACTCGTTCCTGCGCGGCGCCTCCTCGCCCGAAGAACTTTTTTCCGCCGCCGCTCTCCTCGGCATCCGGGCGCTCGCGGTCACCGACCGCAACTCGCTGGCCGGGATGGTGCGGGCCCACGCTGCTGCCCGCACCACCGGCTGCCGCCTGATCGTCGGCTGCCGGCTCGACCTAGCGGAAGGCTGGAGCCTGCTGGTCTATCCCGCCGACCGGGAGGCCTATGGCCGGCTCTGCCGCCTCCTCACCATCGGCCGCTCGCGCGAGCGGGCGCCGAACGGCGGTTGCCACCTGACAACTGCGGATGTGGCCGAGTGGAGCGAGGGCCTCCTGGCGGTGCTGCCGGCCGACCGGCCGGACGACACCCTGACCGAGCGCCTGCGCCGCCTGAAGGCGATCTTCGGCCGGGACCTGTCCTGCGGCCTGTCGCGCCGTTTCGGCGTCAACGACCACCTGCGGCTGGAGGGAATCGCGGGCCTCGCCCGGGCCGCCCGGGTGCCGACCGTGGTGCTGGGCGACGTGCTCTACCACACGCCTGAGCGGCGGATGATGCAGGACGTGGTCACCTGCATCCGCCTCAAGACCACCATCGCGGCGGCGGGCTTTGCCCGCGAGCGCCATGCCGGGCGCCACCTGCACGACCCTGACGAGACCGCGCGCCTGTTCGCCCGCCATCCCGAGGCCCTGGCCCGGGCCGCGTCGATCGCCGAATCCTGCCGCTTCTCCCTGGATGAATTGACCTACACCTACCCGGACGAGGCCGGCGACGATGGCCGCCCGGCGCAAGTGCGGCTCGCGGCGATGACCTGGGAGGGGGCGGCGAGGCGCTTTCCGGCCGGGGTGCCCGACGCGGTCCGCAAGCAGCTGGGTGACGAACTCGATCTCGTCGCCAAGAAGGCCTACGCGCCGTACTTCCTCACCGTCGAGGCGATCGTCCGCTACGCGCGGTCTCAGGGCATCCTGTGCCAGGGCCGCGGCTCGGCGGCGAATTCGGCGATCTGCTACTGCCTTCACATCACCGCCATCGATCCGGTGGAGCAGGGCCTGCTGTTTGCCCGCTTCATCAACGAGAACCGCGACGAGCCCCCCGACATCGACGTCGATTTCGAGCACGAGCGCCGGGAGGAGGTGATCCAGTGGATCTACGCCACCTACGGCCGCGAGCGGGCGGCGCTCACCGCCACGGTGATCCGCTACGGCGCCCGCGGCGCGGTGCGGGAGGTCGGCAAGGTGCTGGGCGTGCCCGAGGACGTCACCGGGGCGCTCGCCCGCTTGGTCTGGGGCTGGTCGCGCGACGGCGTCGGCGAGCGCGAGGCCAAGGCGCTCGGCCTCGACCTGTCCGAGCGCGCTTTACGGCTGACGCTGGAGATCGGCCGGGCGCTGATCGGCACGCCGCGCCATTTCGGCCAGCATCCCGGCGGCTTCGTCCTGACCCTCGACCGGCTCGACCGGCTCTGCCCGGTGGTCCCGGCGCGGATGGAGAACCGCCAGATCATCGAGTGGGACAAGGACGACATCGAAGCCTTGCGGTTCATGAAGGTCGACGTGCTGGGCCTCGGCATGCTCGGCTGCCTGCGCCGGGCCTTTGCGCTGCTCGCCGAGCACCGGCCGGAGACCGGCCCGCCGCGGGAGATCGCCGACATCCCGCCGAACGACGAACCCACCTACGCGATGATCCGGAAGGCCGACACGATCGGGGTGTTCCAGATCGAGAGCCGCGCCCAGATGGCGATGCTGCCGCGGATGCAGCCAAAGGACCTCTACGACCTCACCATCGAGGTCGCGATCGTCCGGCCGGGCCCGATCCAGGGCGACATGGTCCATCCCTACCTGCGCCGGCGCCGCGGGCTCGACGAGGTCACCTACCCGACCGAGGCCCTCAAGGCGGTGCTGAAGCGAACCCTCGGCGTGCCGCTGTTCCAGGAACAGGCGATGCAGGTCGCGATCGTCGCCGCCGGCTTCACCGCGGCTGAGGCCGATGGGCTGCGCCGGGCCATGGGCACCTTCAAGGGCGACGGCACGATCAACCTCTACGAGGAGAAGCTGATCGGCGGGATGATCGCCAACGGCTACGACCCGGATTTCGCCGCCCGCACCTACCGCCAGCTCGAAGGCTTCGGCTCCTACGGCTTTCCGGAGAGCCACGCCGCCTCCTTCGCCCTCATCGCCTACGCCTCGTCCTGGCTGAAGTGCCGGCATCCCGAGGTGTTCTGTTGCGCCCTCCTCAACGCCCAGCCGATGGGCTTCTACGCCCCGGCCCAGATCGTGCGCGACGCCCGTGCCCACGGGGTCGAGGTCCGGCCGATCAGCGTCAACGCCTCGCGCTGGGACTGCACCCTGGAGCCGGCGGGGGAGGGGAGGCTGGCGGTGCGGCTGGGCCTGCGGCTGGTGCGCGGGCTGCCGAACCAGGACGGCGCCCGGATCGCCACGACCCGCGAGGCCGACCTTTTTCGCTCGGTCGAGGATCTGTGGCGCCGGGCCGGGCTGTCGCTCAAAGGCCTGCGGAGTTTGGCCGCCGCGGATGCCTTCGCCTGCCTCGGGCTCGGGCGGCGCGAGGCCCTGTGGGCGATCCGCGGCCTCGCCCCCGAGCCGCTGCCGCTCTTCGCGGCGGCAGACCGGCGCGAGACCGTCCCCCTGCCCGAACTCGACGAGCCGCCGGTGCGCCTCTCACCCCTCGGGGAAGGGGCCGCCGTGGTGGCGGATTACCGGGCTTCGGGCCTCAGCCTCGGCCGCCACCCGCTCGCCTTCCTGCGAATGGGCCTGTCCCGCGACGGTGTCTCCACCTGCGCCGCCTTGCGCCGCCTGCGCGACGGCGCCCGGGTGACGGTGGCGGGGCTGGTGCTGGTGCGCCAGAAGCCGGGCTCGGCCAAGGGGGTGATGTTCATCACGCTCGAAGACGAGACCGACACCGCCAACCTGGTGATTTGGCCCTCGCTGTTTGCCCGCCAGCGCACCCTGATCCTCCAGGCCGGCCTGATGGCCGCCCGCGGCCGGGTGCAGCGCGAGGGCGAGGTGATCCACCTCGTCGCCGAGCACCTGATCGACCGCTCGGACCTGTTAGGCCGGGTGGCGGGGGATTCGGGTGAGCCGCTGGCGGTCGCTGGCGGACGGGGCGACGAGGCGCGGCGCGGGGGGGCGGATGCGCGGGGAGCGGCGCGGCCGTTGCGGGTGGGGAGCCGGGATTTCCGGTGA